In Flammeovirgaceae bacterium 311, one DNA window encodes the following:
- a CDS encoding hypothetical protein (COG0823 Periplasmic component of the Tol biopolymer transport system), whose protein sequence is MTATQKHRHFAVALFLLLVAFLSPTIQADAQYFGRNKVSYRSFDFKVAESPHFELYHYFGSDSAVNSLLLASEKWYQMHQEVLGDTIRYKNPLIFYQNHADFQQTTAISGSIGVGTGGVTEGLKNRVVMPAFESNAQTDHVLGHELVHAFQYNLLRDSRDSSLSLNNIRNLPLWMVEGMAEYMSLGRVDAHTAMWMRDAYLNKDIPSIKDLNSNPKYFPYRYGQAFWAFVTGVWGDKVVLPLYLNTARYGLDAAIDTVLKVNTVSLSGMWKSSIEQHYAKILPDTTKGRAGKLLLSKENAGDMNISPAISPNGRYVMFLSEIGVFTVDLFLADAQSGKVIRKVSSTARNSHIDAFSYVESAGAWAPDSRRFAFVAFSKGRNNLIVVDANRGRTLQEHFIPGVPAFSNPSWSPDGRSVVVTGLVNGQSDLYLYNLETKEVRQLTNDVYSDLQPSFAPDGRTIIFTSDRLAWEAGGFNGRNTYNLTILNMENGELQVLDFFRGANNLNPVLTPDARSVYFLSNRDGFRNMYSFNFESGEIAQLTEYMTGISGITEYSPALSVSSGTGEVVYSYFSNNTYAVYKAKPSDFSTEAVAPDDVDFTAATLPPFSPVGPVIVSSNLAMPQRFGYIPAEAIEERPYRPKFKLDHVGNTGMGVSASQFGTGIAGGVAGIFSDILGNNQLFGALSINGEIHDFGGQFAYLNQKRRLHWGGSVSHIPYRTGYMEAFTDRETVGGVDTTVYVQQLNLIRIFEEKLSAFAYFPFSSTRRFEIGGALAYYSYRNDEFNTYYLYNENNGTINPRAVAQDREKGDAPDGFPLQQLEAAYVGDNSFSGVVGPLQGHRFRIGAQTYFGRLNYQTLTVDLRRYFYLKPFSLSFRALHYARYGNDSETFNLVGPLYLGYPGLVHGYDAMVYDQQTDAPGQGLSVNDLIGSRMLVGNIELRLPFTGPEQISLIKSRILFSELAFFFDSGLAWDSSFNGINFNRENLAQEAQQRPNQGLVRIPERVPVFSTGIGLRINLFGQLIVEPYLAKAFQRNGGGLNFGVNFVPGW, encoded by the coding sequence ATGACAGCTACCCAAAAACATAGACACTTTGCAGTGGCCCTGTTTCTATTGTTGGTGGCCTTTTTATCACCAACAATTCAGGCGGATGCGCAATATTTTGGCCGAAATAAAGTAAGCTACAGGTCCTTTGATTTCAAAGTGGCGGAAAGCCCTCATTTTGAACTATACCATTATTTTGGCAGTGATTCTGCTGTAAATTCACTTTTACTGGCAAGTGAAAAATGGTATCAGATGCACCAGGAGGTTCTTGGTGATACCATCAGGTATAAGAATCCGCTCATCTTTTACCAGAACCATGCGGATTTTCAGCAAACCACAGCTATAAGCGGTAGCATTGGAGTGGGTACCGGTGGTGTAACCGAGGGCCTGAAAAACAGGGTGGTGATGCCCGCCTTTGAAAGCAATGCCCAGACAGACCATGTGCTGGGCCACGAGCTGGTGCACGCTTTTCAGTATAACCTGCTGCGCGACAGCCGCGATTCTTCCTTATCGCTGAACAACATCCGTAACCTGCCCCTTTGGATGGTAGAGGGAATGGCTGAATATATGTCGCTGGGAAGGGTAGATGCTCACACCGCCATGTGGATGCGTGACGCTTACCTGAACAAAGACATTCCTTCTATCAAAGATCTTAATTCAAATCCAAAATATTTTCCCTACCGCTATGGCCAGGCTTTCTGGGCTTTTGTAACAGGTGTGTGGGGCGATAAAGTTGTTTTGCCGCTGTACCTGAATACTGCCCGCTATGGTTTGGATGCAGCCATAGATACAGTATTGAAGGTAAACACAGTGTCTCTTTCCGGCATGTGGAAGAGTTCTATAGAACAACACTATGCTAAAATACTGCCCGATACCACAAAAGGTCGTGCGGGTAAGCTTTTATTGAGTAAAGAAAATGCCGGAGATATGAACATCAGCCCGGCCATCAGCCCCAATGGGCGCTATGTGATGTTCCTTTCAGAAATTGGCGTGTTTACGGTTGATCTCTTCCTGGCTGATGCACAAAGCGGTAAAGTGATTCGCAAAGTTTCCAGTACTGCCCGTAACAGCCATATCGATGCCTTCAGCTATGTAGAATCTGCCGGCGCATGGGCGCCAGACAGCCGCCGCTTTGCATTTGTGGCTTTTAGTAAGGGCAGGAACAATCTGATTGTCGTAGATGCAAACAGGGGCAGAACGCTGCAGGAACATTTTATTCCCGGTGTACCAGCCTTCAGCAATCCAAGCTGGTCGCCCGATGGCCGCTCGGTAGTGGTTACTGGGCTGGTGAACGGGCAAAGCGACCTGTATCTGTACAACCTGGAGACCAAAGAAGTGCGGCAGTTAACCAATGATGTGTATTCTGATCTGCAGCCCAGCTTCGCCCCCGATGGCCGCACCATTATTTTTACTTCCGACAGGCTTGCCTGGGAAGCAGGAGGGTTTAACGGCCGTAATACCTACAACCTCACCATCCTAAACATGGAAAACGGCGAGCTGCAGGTACTGGATTTCTTCAGGGGGGCCAATAACCTTAATCCAGTACTGACACCGGATGCACGCTCGGTTTACTTCCTGTCTAACCGCGATGGCTTCCGCAACATGTATTCCTTTAATTTTGAATCAGGGGAAATAGCACAGCTAACAGAATACATGACGGGGATCAGCGGCATTACCGAATACTCACCTGCATTAAGTGTAAGTTCCGGAACAGGGGAGGTGGTTTATTCCTATTTTTCGAATAACACCTATGCCGTATATAAGGCAAAGCCTTCAGATTTTAGTACCGAAGCTGTTGCACCCGATGATGTAGACTTCACGGCTGCTACGCTACCTCCCTTTAGCCCGGTGGGCCCGGTAATTGTGAGCAGCAACCTTGCCATGCCGCAACGCTTCGGCTACATTCCAGCTGAGGCCATAGAAGAACGTCCCTACAGACCTAAGTTCAAACTGGATCATGTAGGAAATACAGGTATGGGCGTTTCTGCCAGCCAGTTTGGTACAGGAATAGCAGGAGGTGTTGCTGGTATCTTCAGCGATATTCTGGGAAACAATCAGCTGTTTGGTGCCCTATCGATTAATGGCGAGATCCATGATTTTGGCGGACAATTTGCTTATTTGAATCAGAAGCGGCGCCTGCACTGGGGTGGTTCCGTATCGCATATTCCATACAGAACAGGTTATATGGAGGCATTTACGGATCGGGAAACAGTAGGCGGGGTAGATACAACTGTATATGTGCAGCAGCTAAATCTTATAAGGATCTTTGAGGAGAAATTATCTGCCTTTGCCTACTTTCCCTTCTCCAGTACCCGAAGGTTTGAGATAGGCGGGGCCCTGGCTTATTACTCTTACCGGAATGATGAGTTTAATACCTACTATCTCTACAATGAAAATAATGGGACTATCAACCCCAGGGCTGTAGCGCAGGACCGGGAAAAAGGAGATGCACCTGATGGTTTTCCGCTGCAACAGCTGGAAGCAGCCTATGTTGGAGATAATTCCTTTTCCGGAGTGGTAGGTCCTTTGCAGGGACACCGGTTCAGGATTGGTGCTCAAACCTACTTTGGCAGGCTTAATTACCAGACGCTTACTGTAGACCTGCGCCGATATTTCTACTTAAAGCCGTTCAGCCTCTCGTTCAGGGCGCTGCACTATGCCCGCTATGGCAACGACTCTGAAACCTTTAACCTGGTGGGCCCGCTGTATTTAGGCTATCCAGGTCTGGTACACGGTTACGACGCAATGGTCTACGATCAGCAGACAGATGCTCCCGGGCAGGGTCTTTCTGTGAACGACCTGATCGGTAGCCGGATGCTGGTGGGTAACATAGAGCTTCGCCTGCCATTCACCGGTCCGGAGCAGATTTCACTGATCAAATCACGCATACTGTTTTCAGAGCTTGCCTTCTTCTTTGACAGCGGCCTTGCATGGGATTCGAGTTTCAATGGCATAAATTTTAACAGGGAGAACCTGGCCCAGGAGGCGCAGCAACGGCCAAATCAGGGGCTGGTACGGATCCCTGAGCGGGTGCCTGTGTTCTCTACCGGTATTGGCCTGCGTATCAATCTATTCGGTCAGCTTATTGTTGAACCATACCTGGCAAAGGCCTTTCAGCGCAATGGTGGCGGATTAAACTTCGGTGTGAACTTTGTGCCAGGGTGGTAA
- a CDS encoding heat shock protein Hsp20 (COG0071 Molecular chaperone (small heat shock protein)), which produces MNIQKRTTGFDVAPRFFDSLWMRDINNTPAHALKNTAKLPAVNVLVNEEAYIVELLAPGLNKEQFNVELENEILTVSYKQEQKQQEESADGQSRYLLKEFNSYSFSRSFTFPKGVIDEEKISATYTDGILRLQLAKREEAKPKAPRNISVV; this is translated from the coding sequence ATGAACATACAAAAACGTACAACTGGATTTGATGTTGCACCAAGGTTCTTTGACAGCCTCTGGATGAGAGATATTAACAACACTCCTGCTCATGCTTTGAAGAATACAGCAAAATTACCAGCGGTAAATGTATTGGTAAATGAAGAAGCCTATATCGTAGAACTGCTTGCACCCGGACTTAACAAAGAGCAATTCAATGTAGAGCTGGAAAATGAAATACTCACAGTTTCTTATAAGCAAGAGCAAAAACAGCAGGAGGAGTCTGCTGACGGACAATCCAGGTATTTACTGAAGGAATTCAACAGCTATTCTTTCAGCCGCAGCTTTACTTTTCCAAAAGGTGTAATAGACGAGGAGAAAATATCTGCCACTTATACAGATGGTATTCTGCGTTTACAACTTGCAAAACGTGAAGAGGCAAAACCAAAAGCCCCACGCAACATCAGTGTAGTTTAG
- a CDS encoding hypothetical protein (COG1234 Metal-dependent hydrolases of the beta-lactamase superfamily III): MEITVLGCGDAFGSGGRLQTSFFFKTHKHQYLLDCGATIVPALHQHQISGAELDAVIITHFHGDHYGGLPYLLLEAAKRYKRKKPLILISPPGLKEKLEKLLPLLYPGTEDVFEAFPIEYRTFGEGAQELLDLEIQAWEVTHAAESLPHGVRIRAGEKVLAFSGDTTWHENLIPISAGADLFICECNFWEGDNPGHLSWAVLRQHLSELTPKSMRLTHAGVEVLDRQQELSIKVLQDGETLQL, translated from the coding sequence ATGGAAATTACTGTTTTAGGCTGCGGCGATGCATTTGGCAGCGGGGGTAGGTTACAGACCTCATTTTTTTTCAAGACGCATAAACATCAGTATCTGCTCGATTGCGGTGCTACCATTGTGCCGGCTTTGCATCAGCACCAGATTTCCGGAGCAGAACTGGATGCTGTAATCATTACACATTTCCATGGCGACCATTATGGAGGCCTGCCTTACCTCTTGCTGGAAGCAGCTAAACGCTACAAGCGTAAAAAGCCACTCATATTGATCAGTCCGCCAGGCCTGAAGGAAAAGCTGGAAAAACTCCTGCCACTCCTGTACCCTGGCACAGAAGATGTATTCGAAGCGTTTCCCATTGAATACCGTACCTTTGGTGAGGGTGCCCAGGAGCTGCTGGATCTGGAGATACAGGCCTGGGAGGTAACACATGCTGCAGAAAGTTTACCGCACGGGGTGCGCATCAGGGCAGGAGAGAAGGTGCTTGCCTTTTCAGGAGATACCACCTGGCACGAAAATCTAATCCCGATAAGTGCCGGAGCAGATCTGTTTATTTGTGAGTGTAATTTTTGGGAAGGTGATAACCCCGGTCATCTCAGCTGGGCGGTACTAAGGCAGCATTTGAGTGAGCTTACGCCAAAAAGTATGCGGCTTACCCATGCCGGAGTAGAGGTGCTCGACAGGCAGCAGGAGCTTAGCATTAAGGTGTTACAGGATGGAGAAACGCTACAGCTCTGA
- a CDS encoding endonuclease V (COG1515 Deoxyinosine 3'endonuclease (endonuclease V)) → MAYSVKNQYQHPASAEEALKLQQSLRQQINLAPMDTAVNYLGGADISFNLYEDEVYAGIIILKLPDLEPVLHAVAKGTAGFPYIPGFLSFREIPSLLRVWELLPQKPDALVVDGHGIAHPRRMGIATHLGLVTGCPTLGCAKKKLTGTYQEPETEKGSTTPLMHKQEQIGYAFRSKKGTKPVFVSPGNCMSMDDALEITLKSLGKYRIPEPTRQAHLLVNRFRRGEETEGVKLY, encoded by the coding sequence ATGGCATATTCTGTAAAAAACCAATACCAGCATCCCGCTTCTGCCGAAGAAGCCCTTAAACTTCAGCAAAGCCTCCGCCAGCAAATTAACCTGGCGCCCATGGATACTGCAGTAAACTACCTGGGTGGAGCAGATATCTCCTTTAACCTGTATGAAGATGAAGTATATGCAGGGATCATCATTCTGAAACTGCCAGACCTTGAGCCGGTGTTGCATGCCGTAGCAAAGGGCACAGCAGGTTTTCCTTACATTCCGGGTTTTTTATCCTTCAGGGAAATACCCTCCCTGCTAAGGGTTTGGGAGCTTTTACCGCAAAAGCCAGATGCACTGGTAGTAGATGGCCATGGCATTGCCCACCCGCGCAGAATGGGGATTGCTACCCATCTGGGGCTGGTAACCGGCTGCCCCACCCTGGGCTGTGCTAAGAAAAAGCTGACAGGCACCTACCAGGAGCCTGAAACAGAAAAAGGCTCCACAACTCCGCTCATGCACAAGCAGGAGCAGATCGGCTATGCTTTCCGCAGCAAGAAAGGAACAAAACCAGTATTTGTTTCCCCTGGCAATTGCATGAGCATGGATGATGCCCTTGAAATCACCCTTAAAAGCCTGGGAAAATACAGGATACCCGAACCTACCCGGCAGGCACACCTCCTGGTAAACCGTTTCAGGCGTGGTGAAGAAACAGAAGGTGTTAAGCTTTACTGA
- a CDS encoding hypothetical protein (COG2114 Adenylate cyclase, family 3 (some proteins contain HAMP domain)), translating to MNNMQKSATILIPDISGFTELFSKTELEFSTGILCELLNELIRVADDDFRVAEIEGDAILFYITGKKLSIDELVRYCLRAYIHFHKYLIKVIARVEDAAAREAAEQLDIKFIAHYGPIAEINISNFFKPVGLPLIQAHYLLKNSIESDAYILITEEFADGQELPEGEASWPESLQWRKGSEEYPVIGTINYYYTLLETSETTRAVNVSKA from the coding sequence TTGAACAACATGCAAAAAAGTGCTACCATATTAATACCAGATATAAGTGGCTTTACAGAACTGTTTAGTAAAACAGAACTGGAGTTTAGTACTGGTATACTATGTGAGCTGTTAAATGAACTGATTCGTGTAGCTGATGATGATTTCAGGGTAGCTGAAATTGAGGGTGATGCTATACTTTTCTACATAACAGGAAAAAAATTAAGCATTGATGAATTAGTTCGCTACTGCCTGAGAGCTTATATACACTTTCATAAGTACCTGATAAAAGTTATTGCACGGGTAGAAGATGCGGCTGCCCGCGAAGCGGCAGAACAGTTAGATATTAAATTCATTGCCCATTACGGCCCTATCGCTGAAATAAACATCTCAAATTTCTTCAAGCCCGTAGGTTTGCCCCTTATACAGGCTCATTATCTCCTTAAAAACAGTATCGAAAGCGATGCTTATATACTCATTACCGAAGAATTTGCTGATGGTCAGGAATTACCGGAAGGCGAAGCCAGCTGGCCGGAGTCACTGCAGTGGCGTAAAGGAAGCGAGGAATATCCTGTAATAGGTACGATCAATTACTATTATACCCTCCTGGAGACTTCTGAAACTACCAGAGCTGTAAACGTCAGTAAAGCTTAA